The following proteins come from a genomic window of Maniola jurtina chromosome 15, ilManJurt1.1, whole genome shotgun sequence:
- the LOC123872446 gene encoding 5-hydroxytryptamine receptor: MNASRTLGFNDSSNEVTYPPSEWFGDNCSWVDAVSWGCNGSLNATQPLNATATDVTSLVLMAVTSVVLALIILATIVGNVFVIAAIIIERNLQNVANYLVASLAVADLMVACLVMPLGAVYEVSQGWILGPELCDMWTSSDVLCSSASILHLVAIATDRYWAVTNVDYIHIRNEKRIFTMIVLVWTAALVVSLAPQLGWKDPDYLARITQQQKCLVSQDLAYQIFATCSTFYVPLAVILILYWKIFQTARRRIRRRRDPPPPRPTSADGAPPSGRPVQSARDRRFVKKRFLNLKKCNQRTRAEKLAAALLLTEGQSTSTVDTLDEEPRTTAFTINEKVVPSVSPEKSSSTVTNGSKQERAIAPGPSQREKKETLEAKRERKAAKTLAIITGAFVFCWLPFFIMALVMPICQTCVISDYLASFFLWLGYFNSTLNPVIYTIFSPDFRQAFARILFGTHRRGRNKKF, translated from the exons ATGAACGCGTCGCGAACACTCGGGTTCAATGACTCCAGCA ATGAAGTCACATACCCGCCCAGCGAGTGGTTCGGCGACAACTGCTCGTGGGTGGACGCGGTGTCGTGGGGCTGCAACGGCTCGCTCAACGCCACGCAGCCGCTCAACGCGACCGCCACCGACGTCACGTCGCTCGTCCTCATGGCGGTCACGTCCGTTGTCCTCGCGCTCATCATCTTGGCTACTATTGTCG GCAATGTGTTCGTGATAGCAGCGATCATAATCGAGAGGAACCTGCAGAACGTCGCCAACTACCTGGTCGCGTCGCTGGCGGTCGCCGACCTCATGGTCGCCTGTCTCGTGATGCCTCTCGGAGCTGTCTATGAG GTCAGTCAAGGATGGATTCTGGGCCCCGAGCTTTGTGATATGTGGACTTCCAGTGACGTACTCTGCAGTTCCGCTTCTATTCTTCATCTTGTTGCTATTGCTACTGATAG GTATTGGGCTGTGACAAACGTCGACTACATTCACATAAGAAACGAGAAGAGAATTTTCACAATGATCGTCCTCGTATGGACGGCTGCGCTCGTGGTCTCGCTAGCCCCGCAGTTGGGCTGGAAGGACCCCGACTACCTGGCGAGGATAACCCAGCAACAGAAGTGCCTCGTTAGTCAAGACCTAGCGTACCAGATCTTCGCCACATGCTCCACCTTCTACGTTCCCCTAGCTGTCATACTTATCCTGTATTGGAAGATATTCCAAACGGCACGGAGACGTATAAGGAGAAGAAGAGATCCGCCTCCTCCAAGACCGACGTCAGCTGACGGCGCTCCACCTTCAGGACGACCGGTACAATCGGCAAGGGATAGACGATTCGTAAAGAAACGATTCCTGAATTTGAAGAAATGCAATCAACGAACTCGGGCTGAAAAGCTAGCAGCAGCGCTTTTGCTTACCGAGGGTCAGAGTACATCGACAGTAGACACCCTTGATGAAGAACCTCGCACAACAGCATTCACTATCAACGAAAAGGTGGTTCCATCAGTGTCCCCGGAGAAGTCTTCCTCGACTGTCACTAATGGATCGAAACAGGAGCGAGCTATCGCACCAGGTCCCTCTCAGAGGGAGAAGAAAGAGACCCTCGAAGCGAAGAGGGAGAGGAAAGCGGCGAAAACACTCGCCATAATCACTGGAGCATTCGTGTTTTGTTGGCTGCCATTTTTCATAATGGCTTTAGTGATGCCGATCTGTCAGACTTGTGTGATCAGCGACTACCTCGCAAGCTTCTTCCTCTGGCTCGGCTATTTCAACTCGACCCTCAACCCTGTTATCTACACGATATTTAGTCCCGATTTTCGCCAAGCATTCGCTCGGATCCTCTTCGGCACGCACCGGCGTGGCCGTAACAAAAAGTTCTAA